Below is a genomic region from Thermochromatium tepidum ATCC 43061.
TGCCGTCGCGCAGCACCGACACCAAGAGCTTGATCGGACCGGCATAGCCGTCCGGGACCACGGGTTCGAGCACCACAGCGACCGGGGAGCCGTCGTGACGCGCGCGATAGACCTGGGTGAAATCGGCGCCGAGTAGCTGGCGCGCACTGACCTGGAGGCGGTCTTGGAGCGGATCATTGTTGACCTGCTCAGTGGGTAGGATGGTATCGAGCTTGCGCTTCATCGCCAGGTACTGGTTGTCGGCGATGCGTGCCTCGACCGAGTCATGCGTGATCGCGACCAAGGACACGCTGATGACGGCAAAGGCGCCGAGCAACCCGCCGGATAGCAGGAGAGAGACGAGCTTGGTCCTCATGTACGTGCGCTCCCATGTCCAAAGACACGCGGTTGGGTGTAGTAATCGATGGTCGGGGCGGCAATATTCATCAACAAGACCGCGAAGGCCACCGCGTCCGGATAGCCGCCCCAGGAGCGGATCACATAGACGATAAGACCGATACTGGCACCGAAGACGAGCTGGCCCTTCTTGGTAGTACAGGCCGTCACCGGATCGGTGGCGATGAAAAAGGCCCCGAGCATGGTGGCACCGCTGAACAGATGGAACAGGGGTGTCGGGTGCGTCTGCGGGGCGATGACCCAAAATAAGGCGGAGGCGGCCGTCAGGCCAAGTAGCATGGACACAGGGATGTGCCAGGTAATGATCCGTCGTACCAGGAGATAGGCCCCACCGAGCAGGAAGGCCACCCCGACCCATTCCCAGCCGCGTCCGCCGAGCAGGCCCCAGGTCCGGCTCTGGACGATCTGGTCGAGGGTTTGCCCCAGCTTGAGTTTGCCGCGCATCTCGTCGAGCGGGGTGGCCGAGGAGACGGCGTCCCATTCGAGCCCAGTCGGCAGCGCACCGCCCAGGATCAGACGCAACGACTCCATGAAGCTCAGCGGATGCTCGGCTAGCCCGGCGGGCGCCAGCCAGGTGGTCATGGCCACCGGATAGGAGACGAGCAAGAAGACATAGGCGGCCATCGCTGGGTTGAATGGGTTGTAGCCTAGGCCACCATAGAGCTGTTTGACCAGCACGATGGCAAAGAACATCCCGAGCAGGGTCAACCACCAAGGCAGCGTCGGCGAGACCGAGAGCGCAAACAGCACCGCCGTCACCACGGCGCTTAGATCACGCAGTGCGATCAGCGGCGGGCGTCCGCGCAGGAGCATCACGACGGTTTCGAACATCACCGCGAAGGTCACGGCGAGCACGATGTTGATCAGCAGACCCCAGCCGAAGAACCAGGTCATGACCAGGATGCCGGGGATGAGTGCCAGTAGCACTTCGAACATGATGCGATCGACCCGGTTCACTCGGGGCACATGGGGGGAGGAGATGATGGCGTTTTGCATGAAACAGGATCCGAAGGGTTGCTCCAGTGCACGGCTGGGCAACCTCGTTGAG
It encodes:
- the rsxG gene encoding electron transport complex subunit RsxG — translated: MRTKLVSLLLSGGLLGAFAVISVSLVAITHDSVEARIADNQYLAMKRKLDTILPTEQVNNDPLQDRLQVSARQLLGADFTQVYRARHDGSPVAVVLEPVVPDGYAGPIKLLVSVLRDGTLGGVRVVSHHETPGLGDKIEESKSDWVLGFTGKSLTNPPLEKWAVRRDGGEFDQFTGATITPRSVVKAVRDTLLYVQQQGEALYAPREDQAGGPTSGGQG
- the rsxD gene encoding electron transport complex subunit RsxD; translation: MQNAIISSPHVPRVNRVDRIMFEVLLALIPGILVMTWFFGWGLLINIVLAVTFAVMFETVVMLLRGRPPLIALRDLSAVVTAVLFALSVSPTLPWWLTLLGMFFAIVLVKQLYGGLGYNPFNPAMAAYVFLLVSYPVAMTTWLAPAGLAEHPLSFMESLRLILGGALPTGLEWDAVSSATPLDEMRGKLKLGQTLDQIVQSRTWGLLGGRGWEWVGVAFLLGGAYLLVRRIITWHIPVSMLLGLTAASALFWVIAPQTHPTPLFHLFSGATMLGAFFIATDPVTACTTKKGQLVFGASIGLIVYVIRSWGGYPDAVAFAVLLMNIAAPTIDYYTQPRVFGHGSART